One window of the Pseudoxanthomonas sp. CF385 genome contains the following:
- a CDS encoding Crp/Fnr family transcriptional regulator — protein sequence MSLRILRQNDAPVTGSAGSEAVVCQASRGCSGCLVRHLAVCAALPVQKAHAMESLADDVRLGAGEALVREGEPRRGVFTVTKGALRRIRLLPDGRRLVAGFLMPGDFIGFSGTSHYRHTIESITDSALCEFSMADMRSLCNDHPELERELLERACVELDATRGNLMSLARLNPMERLAGFLVDMAQRRRRQGQDDTEVILPMTRTDIADYLGLTVETVSRSFTRLRQEGSIATEDPHHVRLLNRTRLDALAEARA from the coding sequence ATGAGCCTTCGCATCCTCCGCCAGAACGACGCCCCCGTGACCGGTTCCGCCGGCAGCGAGGCCGTGGTGTGTCAGGCCTCGCGCGGCTGCAGCGGCTGCCTGGTCCGGCATCTGGCCGTCTGCGCGGCGCTGCCGGTCCAGAAGGCGCATGCGATGGAATCGCTGGCCGACGACGTCCGCCTGGGGGCCGGCGAGGCCCTGGTCCGCGAGGGCGAGCCGCGCCGCGGCGTGTTCACGGTGACCAAGGGCGCGCTGCGCCGGATCCGCCTGCTGCCCGACGGGCGCCGGCTGGTGGCCGGTTTCCTGATGCCGGGCGACTTCATCGGCTTCAGCGGCACTTCGCACTACCGGCACACCATCGAGTCGATCACCGACAGCGCGCTGTGCGAATTCTCGATGGCCGACATGCGCAGCCTGTGCAACGACCACCCCGAACTCGAGCGCGAACTGCTCGAGCGTGCCTGCGTGGAGCTGGACGCCACCCGCGGCAACCTGATGTCGCTCGCCCGCCTGAACCCGATGGAGCGGCTGGCCGGCTTCCTCGTCGACATGGCGCAGCGTCGCCGCCGGCAGGGCCAGGACGACACCGAAGTGATCCTGCCGATGACGCGCACCGACATCGCCGACTACCTGGGCCTGACCGTGGAAACGGTGAGCCGCAGCTTCACCCGCCTGCGCCAGGAAGGCAGCATCGCCACCGAAGACCCGCATCACGTGCGCCTGCTGAACCGCACGCGCCTGGATGCCCTGGCCGAAGCGCGGGCCTGA
- a CDS encoding DEAD/DEAH box helicase produces the protein MTFETLGLAPALLRALDEQGYTQPTPVQEQAIPLALAGHDLLAGAQTGTGKTAAFGLPLIQYLATTPQEVQRGGPRKPRALVLTPTRELAVQVHDSLRGYGKYLRIPSTTIYGGVGMGNQLDALRRGVDLVIACPGRLIDHLERRSVDLSGIEILVLDEADRMLDMGFLPSIKRILAKLPRQNRQTMLFSATFADPIRELALEFMREPKQIQVTPRNTVAETITHRVHPVDGSRKRDLLLHLLAQDSRLQTLVFARTKHGSDKLATFLEKSGIKTAAIHGNKSQGARQRALSDFKAGRINVLVATDIAARGIDIDQLPQVINFDLPMVAEDYVHRIGRTGRNGSTGQAISLVAQDEAKYLRAIVRLLNRDMDLRDVPGFEPQTPIRWGNSAPGKADQPGGERTPRRNGPQKHARRPHGDAPRHAHAGPKKHGGQRRDGGRSGGARQGQSRPAR, from the coding sequence ATGACGTTTGAAACCCTTGGCCTTGCGCCCGCCCTGCTGCGCGCGCTGGACGAACAGGGCTACACCCAGCCCACCCCCGTGCAGGAACAGGCCATTCCGCTGGCCCTGGCCGGCCATGACCTGCTCGCCGGCGCGCAGACCGGTACCGGCAAGACGGCGGCCTTCGGCCTGCCGCTGATCCAGTACCTGGCCACCACCCCGCAGGAAGTGCAGCGGGGCGGGCCGCGCAAGCCGCGCGCCCTCGTCCTGACCCCCACCCGCGAACTGGCCGTGCAGGTGCACGACAGCCTGCGCGGTTACGGGAAGTACCTGCGCATCCCCAGCACCACCATCTACGGCGGCGTCGGCATGGGCAACCAGCTGGACGCGCTGCGCCGTGGCGTGGACCTGGTGATCGCCTGCCCGGGCCGCCTGATCGACCACCTCGAGCGCCGCAGCGTGGACCTGTCGGGCATCGAGATCCTGGTGCTGGACGAAGCCGACCGCATGCTCGACATGGGCTTCCTGCCGTCGATCAAGCGCATCCTCGCCAAGCTGCCGCGCCAGAACCGCCAGACCATGCTGTTCTCCGCGACCTTCGCCGATCCGATCCGCGAGCTGGCGCTGGAGTTCATGCGCGAGCCGAAGCAGATCCAGGTGACCCCGCGCAATACCGTCGCCGAGACCATCACCCACCGCGTCCATCCGGTGGACGGCAGCCGCAAGCGCGACCTGCTGCTGCACCTGCTGGCCCAGGACAGCCGCCTGCAGACGCTGGTGTTCGCCCGCACCAAGCACGGCAGCGACAAGCTGGCGACGTTCCTGGAGAAGAGCGGCATCAAGACCGCCGCCATCCACGGCAACAAGTCGCAGGGCGCCCGCCAGCGCGCGCTCAGCGACTTCAAGGCCGGCCGCATCAACGTGCTGGTCGCCACCGACATCGCCGCGCGCGGCATCGACATCGACCAGCTGCCGCAGGTGATCAACTTCGACCTGCCGATGGTGGCCGAGGACTACGTGCACCGCATCGGCCGCACCGGCCGCAACGGGTCGACCGGCCAGGCGATCTCGCTGGTCGCGCAGGACGAAGCCAAGTACCTGCGCGCCATCGTCCGCCTGCTCAACCGCGACATGGACCTGCGCGACGTGCCGGGCTTCGAGCCGCAGACGCCGATCCGCTGGGGCAACAGCGCCCCGGGCAAGGCCGACCAGCCGGGTGGCGAACGCACCCCGCGCCGCAACGGCCCGCAGAAGCACGCGCGCCGCCCGCACGGCGATGCGCCGCGCCACGCGCACGCCGGCCCGAAGAAGCACGGCGGCCAGCGCCGCGACGGCGGCCGCTCCGGCGGCGCGCGCCAGGGCCAGTCGCGCCCGGCCCGCTAA
- the queD gene encoding 6-carboxytetrahydropterin synthase QueD, producing the protein MDIFKVFTVEAAHRLPHVPEGHKCARLHGHSFRIELHLSGPVDPHAGWVMDFADVKAAFKPIYDRLDHHYLNDIPGLDNPTSERLAIWVWEQAKPVLPLLSAVVVHETCTSGSRYAGP; encoded by the coding sequence ATGGACATCTTCAAGGTCTTCACCGTCGAAGCCGCGCACCGCCTGCCGCACGTCCCGGAAGGCCACAAGTGCGCGCGCCTGCACGGGCACTCGTTCCGCATCGAGCTGCACCTGTCCGGCCCGGTCGATCCGCACGCCGGCTGGGTGATGGACTTCGCCGACGTCAAAGCGGCCTTCAAGCCGATCTACGACCGGCTGGACCACCACTACCTCAACGACATCCCGGGCCTGGACAACCCCACCAGCGAGCGGCTGGCCATCTGGGTCTGGGAGCAGGCCAAGCCGGTGCTGCCGCTGCTCAGCGCCGTCGTGGTGCATGAAACCTGTACCTCCGGCAGCCGTTACGCCGGCCCCTGA
- a CDS encoding phasin family protein, translating into MTTQFNESFSQFTHQFAAAASRANRLALESAETVFGVQLKTFEKNIDATTAFFGELAETRDLDGYKNLWPKGLQVAKDNAERVVAASQEVFGLSLKTGEAFGQLVKTQFETATDNVQASVAKATKAAKAK; encoded by the coding sequence ATGACCACGCAATTCAACGAAAGCTTCAGCCAGTTCACGCACCAGTTCGCCGCTGCCGCCTCGCGCGCCAATCGCCTGGCCCTGGAAAGCGCCGAGACCGTGTTCGGCGTGCAGCTGAAGACCTTCGAAAAGAACATCGACGCCACCACCGCCTTCTTCGGCGAGCTGGCCGAGACCCGCGACCTGGACGGCTACAAGAACCTGTGGCCGAAGGGCCTGCAGGTCGCCAAGGACAACGCCGAGCGCGTCGTCGCCGCCAGCCAGGAAGTGTTCGGCCTGAGCCTCAAGACCGGTGAGGCCTTCGGCCAGCTGGTGAAGACCCAGTTCGAAACCGCGACCGACAACGTCCAGGCCTCCGTGGCCAAGGCGACCAAGGCCGCGAAGGCCAAGTAA
- the bioD gene encoding dethiobiotin synthase, with product MDRLFVTGTDTGVGKTVASAALLHAFRARGLRAVGMKPVASGCEATPGGWRNEDALALQAASDPVPPYEDVNPYALPAPLAPEIAARDAGVDVQLGVLVSAFERLHPLADMVLVEGVGGWAAPLTATLDQRHLVQELRLPVVLVVGMRLGCINHARLSARAIQDDGARLVGWIANEVDPEMARRDENFALLSARMPVPCWGRLPHAPDIDPTLLSRHIAIPV from the coding sequence GTGGACAGGCTGTTCGTCACCGGCACCGACACCGGCGTGGGCAAGACCGTCGCCAGCGCTGCGCTGCTGCACGCGTTCCGCGCCCGCGGGCTGCGCGCGGTAGGCATGAAGCCGGTCGCCAGCGGCTGCGAGGCGACGCCGGGGGGATGGCGAAACGAGGACGCGCTCGCGTTGCAGGCCGCCAGCGATCCCGTGCCGCCGTACGAGGACGTGAACCCCTATGCGCTGCCCGCGCCGCTCGCGCCGGAGATCGCCGCGCGCGACGCCGGCGTGGACGTGCAGCTGGGCGTATTGGTGTCCGCCTTCGAGCGGCTGCATCCGCTGGCCGACATGGTGCTGGTGGAAGGCGTCGGCGGCTGGGCCGCGCCGCTGACCGCCACGTTGGACCAGCGCCACCTGGTGCAGGAACTGCGTCTGCCGGTGGTGCTGGTGGTGGGCATGCGGCTGGGCTGCATCAACCATGCGCGCCTCAGTGCGCGCGCGATCCAGGACGACGGTGCGCGCCTGGTGGGCTGGATCGCCAACGAAGTCGATCCGGAGATGGCGCGTCGCGACGAGAACTTCGCGCTGCTGTCCGCGCGCATGCCCGTGCCCTGCTGGGGACGCCTGCCGCATGCGCCGGACATCGACCCCACGCTGCTCAGCCGGCACATCGCGATTCCCGTGTAG
- a CDS encoding TMEM175 family protein, with translation MKAGDDEAAWRGHGVTRLEAFVDAAFAFAVTLLVISVDRIPDSIGALLQALKNVPAFAASFAMVAMFWYAHVRWSRRYRLGTVPATLLSLLLVFLVLVYVYPLRLLLGTFFAWITNGWLPMPLNDANGARPLAFMFTFYGLAFASMSACIGGLYALAWRARARLGLDGDAAANAAGEFASHAYFVLVGLLSVAIAGLLTEDSRSWQVAMPGSVYFLLSFTGFVHVWGQRFGTRRWPERVEG, from the coding sequence ATGAAGGCAGGCGATGACGAAGCCGCGTGGCGCGGCCACGGTGTGACCCGGTTGGAAGCGTTCGTGGACGCGGCCTTCGCGTTCGCGGTGACCCTGCTGGTGATCTCGGTGGACCGCATCCCGGACAGCATCGGCGCGCTGCTGCAGGCGTTGAAGAACGTGCCCGCATTCGCCGCCAGCTTCGCGATGGTGGCGATGTTCTGGTACGCGCACGTGCGCTGGAGCCGGCGCTACCGCCTCGGCACGGTGCCGGCCACGCTGCTCAGCCTGCTGCTGGTGTTCCTGGTGCTGGTCTATGTGTATCCGCTGCGCCTGCTGCTGGGCACCTTCTTCGCGTGGATCACCAACGGCTGGCTGCCGATGCCGTTGAACGACGCCAATGGCGCCCGCCCGCTGGCCTTCATGTTCACCTTCTACGGGCTGGCGTTCGCATCGATGTCCGCCTGCATCGGCGGCCTGTACGCGCTGGCATGGCGCGCGCGCGCGCGGCTGGGGCTGGATGGCGACGCCGCCGCCAACGCCGCGGGCGAGTTCGCCTCGCATGCGTACTTCGTCCTGGTCGGGCTGCTGTCGGTGGCGATCGCCGGCCTGCTGACCGAAGACTCGCGTTCCTGGCAGGTCGCCATGCCGGGCAGCGTGTACTTCCTGCTGTCGTTCACCGGGTTCGTCCACGTGTGGGGCCAGCGTTTCGGCACACGCCGTTGGCCGGAACGCGTGGAGGGCTAG
- a CDS encoding GAF domain-containing protein, with protein MSFASQTLTGSKPEQYAQLAEQARALLAGEPDRIANAANLAALVYHALPDFNWVGFYFFDGRELVVGPFQGLPACVRIPLDKGVCGAAARTRQTQRVDDVDAFPGHIACDSASRSELVVPLVKGGELVGVLDLDSPRLARFDADDQEGMERIAAIFLDSLT; from the coding sequence ATGTCATTCGCCTCCCAGACGCTCACCGGCAGCAAGCCGGAACAATACGCACAGCTGGCCGAACAGGCCCGTGCCCTCTTGGCCGGCGAACCGGACCGGATCGCCAACGCCGCCAACCTGGCCGCACTGGTCTACCACGCCCTGCCCGACTTCAACTGGGTGGGCTTCTACTTCTTCGATGGCCGGGAATTGGTGGTCGGTCCGTTCCAAGGACTACCAGCCTGCGTGCGGATCCCGTTGGACAAGGGGGTCTGCGGAGCCGCCGCACGCACCCGCCAGACCCAGCGCGTGGACGACGTGGACGCCTTTCCGGGCCACATCGCCTGCGACTCCGCATCGCGCTCGGAATTGGTGGTCCCGCTGGTGAAAGGGGGCGAACTCGTCGGCGTGCTCGACCTGGACAGCCCCCGCCTGGCCCGGTTCGATGCGGACGACCAGGAGGGCATGGAACGCATCGCCGCCATCTTCCTGGATTCACTGACATGA
- a CDS encoding TfoX/Sxy family protein: MTGTKLRNIGPKSAAWLRQVGLRTQEDLESVGAVEAFIRVKRAGFRPSLNLLYALEGALLDCHWQQLPEARRGELLVAYDAAAALLPPPRGRPAAGPVTTTHTEPEEDSGPSLNLFDSRGDD; encoded by the coding sequence ATGACAGGCACCAAGCTGCGCAACATCGGCCCCAAATCCGCCGCCTGGCTCCGCCAGGTCGGCCTGCGTACGCAGGAGGACCTGGAGTCGGTGGGCGCGGTCGAGGCCTTCATCCGGGTCAAGCGCGCGGGGTTCCGGCCCAGCCTCAACCTGCTGTACGCGCTGGAAGGCGCGCTGCTGGACTGCCACTGGCAGCAGCTGCCCGAGGCGCGTCGCGGCGAACTGCTGGTGGCCTACGATGCCGCCGCCGCCCTGCTGCCGCCGCCGCGCGGCCGCCCGGCCGCCGGTCCGGTGACCACGACCCACACCGAGCCGGAAGAAGACAGCGGTCCTTCGCTGAACCTGTTCGATTCGCGCGGCGACGACTGA
- the btuB gene encoding TonB-dependent vitamin B12 receptor produces the protein MQSRSVSSPSLLALAVAMALPFAAQAQDATNLDEVVVSGTRTEVSVEDSLVPAQVIGRDAIQRSQARSLGELLQGRAGISIANQGGAGKITTLNLRGAESDHVLVLVDGVRMGSATAGLPALQDLPIDQIDRVEIVRGPRSSLWGSEAIGGVIQVFTRRNTGKVRPNFRIGVGSDSTREASAGIGGGNARGWFGADVAYTRTDGFNACRGRGPDPSIPFDFGAGCFTDEPDRDGYRNTSANLRGGYSFTDTLTLEANALRADGESEFDGSFTNRSETVQQVLGTKLRYAPSEKVNLLLSLGRNDDKSDDFLDDVQSGYFETRRYVASLQGDFSVAANQLLTAGIDWQDDKVESATDFDVTQRDNLAGFVEYQGRFGAHQLQASVRNDDNEQFGNHTTGSLGYGFGFGNGLKLTASVATGFKAPSFNDLYYPFFGNPDLKPEESESVNVGIAQYADTWNWTFNVYQNKVDQLISYDASIFLPNNIDEARIRGAEFTVDVTLAGFDVATQLSHTDPRNRSAGANHDNLLARRPRNTARIDVDRAFGAFRTGVTFNAAGERYDNLANTDRLGGYSTLDLRLEYAIAPAWTLQAKVGNVFDRAYETVAWYNQAGRTYGLSLRYQPTE, from the coding sequence ATGCAGAGCCGTAGTGTTTCCTCCCCTTCCCTGTTGGCCCTCGCGGTCGCGATGGCGCTGCCGTTCGCGGCGCAGGCGCAGGACGCCACCAACCTCGACGAGGTCGTCGTCTCGGGCACGCGCACCGAGGTGTCCGTCGAAGACAGCCTGGTCCCGGCCCAGGTGATCGGCCGCGATGCGATCCAGCGCAGCCAGGCGCGCTCGCTGGGCGAACTGCTGCAGGGCCGCGCCGGCATCTCGATCGCCAACCAGGGCGGCGCCGGCAAGATCACCACGCTCAACCTGCGCGGCGCGGAGTCCGACCACGTGCTGGTGCTCGTGGACGGCGTGCGCATGGGCTCGGCGACCGCCGGCCTGCCCGCGCTGCAGGACCTGCCGATCGACCAGATCGACCGCGTCGAAATCGTGCGCGGCCCGCGTTCGAGCCTGTGGGGCTCGGAGGCGATCGGTGGCGTGATCCAGGTGTTCACCCGCCGTAACACCGGCAAGGTGCGCCCGAACTTCCGCATCGGCGTGGGCAGCGACAGCACCCGTGAAGCCAGCGCCGGCATCGGCGGCGGCAACGCGCGCGGCTGGTTCGGCGCCGACGTGGCGTACACGCGCACCGACGGCTTCAACGCCTGCCGCGGACGCGGGCCGGACCCGAGCATCCCGTTCGACTTCGGCGCCGGCTGCTTCACCGACGAGCCCGACCGCGACGGCTACCGCAATACCTCGGCCAACCTGCGCGGCGGTTATTCGTTCACCGACACCTTGACGCTGGAAGCCAACGCGCTTCGCGCCGACGGCGAGAGCGAATTCGACGGCAGTTTCACCAACCGCTCCGAGACCGTGCAGCAGGTGCTGGGCACCAAGCTGCGCTATGCGCCCAGCGAGAAGGTCAACCTGCTGCTGAGCCTGGGCCGCAACGACGACAAGTCCGATGACTTCCTCGACGACGTGCAGTCCGGCTACTTCGAGACGCGTCGCTACGTGGCCTCGCTGCAGGGCGACTTCAGCGTGGCGGCGAACCAGCTGCTGACCGCCGGCATCGACTGGCAGGACGACAAGGTGGAAAGCGCCACCGATTTCGACGTCACCCAGCGCGACAACCTGGCCGGCTTCGTCGAGTACCAGGGCCGTTTCGGCGCGCACCAGCTGCAGGCCAGCGTCCGCAACGACGACAACGAACAGTTCGGCAACCACACCACCGGCAGCTTGGGCTACGGCTTCGGCTTCGGCAACGGCCTGAAGCTGACCGCCAGCGTCGCGACAGGCTTCAAGGCACCGAGCTTCAACGACCTGTACTACCCGTTCTTCGGCAACCCGGACCTGAAGCCGGAAGAATCCGAAAGCGTCAACGTCGGCATCGCGCAGTACGCGGACACCTGGAACTGGACGTTCAACGTCTACCAGAACAAGGTGGACCAGCTGATTTCGTACGACGCGTCGATCTTCCTGCCCAACAACATCGACGAAGCCCGCATCCGCGGCGCCGAGTTCACCGTCGACGTCACCCTGGCCGGTTTCGACGTCGCTACGCAGTTGAGCCACACCGATCCGCGCAACCGGTCGGCGGGCGCCAACCACGACAACCTGCTGGCGCGCCGTCCGCGCAACACCGCGCGCATCGACGTGGACCGCGCGTTCGGTGCGTTCCGCACCGGCGTGACGTTCAACGCCGCGGGCGAGCGTTATGACAACCTGGCCAACACCGATCGCCTGGGCGGCTACAGCACGCTGGACCTGCGCCTGGAGTACGCCATCGCACCGGCCTGGACGCTGCAGGCGAAGGTGGGCAACGTGTTCGACCGCGCGTACGAAACCGTCGCCTGGTACAACCAGGCCGGTCGCACCTACGGCCTGAGCCTGCGCTACCAGCCGACCGAGTAA
- a CDS encoding DUF3861 domain-containing protein has product MKQHRYRVTLEHLADAKGAASTYDAPLRFEVGNHDDVFAIVARLRQRDDLPPDAATPLAVGLKLFSEVMLENRGHPLFAEFAPHFRDFMKTLKQGPSAPAEPA; this is encoded by the coding sequence ATGAAGCAGCACCGCTACCGCGTCACCCTCGAGCACCTGGCGGATGCGAAAGGCGCAGCGTCCACCTACGACGCACCGCTGCGCTTCGAGGTGGGCAACCACGACGACGTGTTCGCCATCGTCGCGCGGTTGCGCCAGCGCGACGATCTGCCCCCGGATGCGGCCACGCCGTTGGCGGTGGGCCTGAAGCTCTTCAGCGAGGTGATGCTGGAGAACCGCGGCCATCCTCTCTTCGCCGAGTTCGCCCCGCATTTCCGCGATTTCATGAAGACACTCAAGCAAGGCCCATCCGCACCTGCGGAACCTGCATGA
- a CDS encoding PadR family transcriptional regulator, whose amino-acid sequence MSPFSSSHGRGGRHGHPGHHGTEADGSGRGRRGRMFDQGQLKLLVLHVLDAQPSHGYEVIRAIADLAGGDYSPSPGTVYPTLTWLEDMGLAEALAEDGGRRQYRITSEGCVQLQSRREHLDALLMRLREGRRHALARRAPEIERAMENLKTALRLRFTDGTPDTEALQRIADAIDRAAVDIGRDTGAPARATEDTP is encoded by the coding sequence ATGTCCCCTTTTTCCTCCTCCCACGGCCGCGGCGGCCGGCACGGCCATCCGGGCCACCACGGTACCGAGGCTGATGGGTCCGGCCGCGGTCGCCGGGGCCGCATGTTCGACCAGGGCCAGTTGAAGCTGCTGGTCCTGCACGTGCTCGATGCGCAGCCGAGCCACGGTTACGAGGTGATCCGCGCGATCGCCGACCTCGCCGGTGGCGACTACAGCCCCAGCCCCGGCACCGTCTACCCAACGCTCACCTGGCTGGAGGACATGGGCCTGGCCGAGGCCCTCGCCGAAGACGGCGGGCGCCGCCAGTACCGCATCACCTCCGAGGGGTGCGTGCAGCTGCAGTCGCGGCGCGAGCATCTCGATGCGCTGCTGATGCGCCTGCGCGAAGGCCGCCGCCACGCGCTCGCCCGGCGCGCGCCCGAGATCGAGCGCGCGATGGAGAACCTGAAGACCGCGCTGCGCCTGCGCTTCACCGACGGCACGCCCGACACCGAGGCCCTGCAGCGCATCGCCGATGCGATCGACCGTGCCGCGGTGGACATCGGTCGCGACACTGGCGCCCCTGCGCGCGCCACGGAGGACACGCCATGA
- the dinB gene encoding DNA polymerase IV yields the protein MRKIIHIDMDAFYASVEQRDDPSLRGRPVVVAWRGERSVVCAASYEARVFGVRSAMPAVRAERLCPQAVFVPPDFTRYKTVSRQVREIFLRHTDLVEPLSLDEAYLDVTAPKTDLPTATAVAETIRAQIREETQLTASAGVAPNKFLAKIASDWRKPDGQFVLRPHQVEAFLTPLPVERIPGVGKVMQGKLNADGIRTVGDLRLHAQHELEARYGSFGGSLYRRARGIDERPVEPDQPVQSISSEDTFATDLLLSELEPHIVRIAEKAWQASRKTERVGRTVVLKLKTAQFRILTRSFTPEAPPASAQEFIDIAMALRERVDLPASTRYRLVGVGLSGFRDRDEGATQPGLFDGTELAAG from the coding sequence ATGCGCAAGATCATCCACATCGACATGGACGCGTTCTACGCGTCGGTGGAACAGCGCGACGATCCTTCACTGCGTGGACGGCCGGTGGTGGTGGCGTGGCGCGGCGAGCGTTCGGTGGTCTGCGCGGCGTCGTACGAAGCGCGCGTGTTCGGCGTGCGCTCGGCGATGCCGGCGGTGCGCGCGGAACGATTGTGTCCGCAGGCGGTGTTCGTGCCGCCGGACTTCACCCGCTACAAGACGGTGTCGCGGCAGGTGCGCGAGATCTTCCTGCGCCACACCGACCTGGTCGAACCACTGTCGCTGGATGAGGCCTATCTCGATGTCACCGCGCCGAAGACCGACCTGCCGACCGCCACCGCCGTGGCCGAGACGATCCGCGCGCAGATCCGCGAAGAAACGCAGCTGACCGCATCCGCCGGCGTGGCGCCGAACAAGTTCCTCGCCAAGATCGCGTCGGACTGGCGCAAGCCCGATGGGCAATTCGTGCTCCGGCCGCACCAGGTGGAGGCCTTCCTGACGCCGCTGCCGGTGGAGCGCATCCCCGGCGTGGGCAAGGTGATGCAGGGCAAGCTCAATGCGGACGGCATCCGTACCGTCGGCGATCTGCGTCTGCATGCGCAGCACGAACTGGAGGCGCGCTACGGCAGCTTCGGCGGCAGCCTGTACCGGCGCGCGCGCGGCATCGACGAGCGGCCGGTGGAGCCGGACCAGCCGGTGCAGTCGATTTCGTCCGAAGACACGTTCGCGACCGACCTGCTGCTGTCCGAACTGGAGCCGCACATCGTGCGCATCGCAGAGAAGGCGTGGCAGGCCAGCCGCAAGACCGAGCGCGTGGGCCGCACCGTTGTGCTGAAGCTGAAGACCGCGCAGTTCCGCATCCTCACCCGCAGCTTCACGCCGGAAGCGCCGCCGGCGTCGGCCCAGGAGTTCATCGACATCGCGATGGCCCTGCGCGAGCGCGTGGACCTGCCGGCCTCGACCCGCTACCGGCTGGTGGGCGTGGGCCTGTCGGGCTTCCGTGACCGGGACGAGGGGGCGACCCAGCCGGGCCTGTTCGACGGGACCGAGCTGGCCGCCGGTTGA
- the fabA gene encoding 3-hydroxyacyl-[acyl-carrier-protein] dehydratase FabA, which produces MNAPASFSREQLLASARGELFGPDSGRLPNDPMLMFDRITEIRQDGGAHGKGMVRAELDIHPDLWFFQCHFLGDPVMPGCLGLDAMWQLTGFFLTWIGAPGRGRALGSGEVKFTGQVLPTAKRVSYEIDVSRVVNRKLVLAVADGRMLVDGREIYTARDLRVGLFTSTESF; this is translated from the coding sequence ATGAACGCCCCCGCTTCCTTCTCGCGCGAACAGCTGCTGGCCAGCGCACGCGGCGAACTCTTCGGCCCCGACAGCGGCCGTCTCCCGAACGACCCGATGCTGATGTTCGACCGCATCACCGAGATCCGCCAGGACGGCGGTGCGCACGGCAAGGGCATGGTGCGCGCCGAACTCGATATCCATCCCGACCTGTGGTTCTTCCAGTGCCACTTCCTCGGCGATCCGGTGATGCCCGGCTGCCTGGGCCTGGATGCGATGTGGCAGCTCACCGGGTTCTTCCTCACCTGGATCGGCGCGCCCGGCCGCGGTCGCGCGCTCGGTTCCGGCGAAGTGAAGTTCACCGGGCAGGTACTGCCCACCGCCAAGCGCGTGAGCTACGAGATCGACGTCAGCCGCGTGGTCAACCGCAAGCTGGTGCTGGCGGTGGCCGACGGCCGCATGCTCGTCGACGGACGCGAGATCTATACCGCGCGCGACCTGCGCGTGGGCCTGTTCACTTCGACGGAGAGCTTCTGA